CCTGTTTGAGGTTTAACATTGTAACATCTCTGCATTCTAGCAGGTACAGTACACTTAGGGTTCAAATAGCTACATTTCCTGCTATCTAAGGGATATCCCTTGCGTTCACTCGTCAGCTCATTCACTCACTAATCAAATCACTTTCTGAACCAATCACTCACTCACTTGCTCAAACAGtggctcactcactcactcatcagcTCCTTCATACATATACCCATTCATCCACGTACTTATTCCCTCGGCACATCTATGGTTTCCACACATCTTCACTATATCTTGAAGGGCACATTCGCAACAATGTGATTTCGCAGGTTTTTAACCATTAAAGCTCAAATTTAAATTTCTTCTGACTCTTGTGCATATGTATAAACCCACAGTTTGAAAAGAAAGAGGGAACATTGGCGTGGCCATGCACTTTCTGATGATATAAACAAGCCCTGCACTTATCATTTGGAAAGCAGGCCACTATTTATTTAGGCTCTGGATTTGTTTACGCAGTAAGAAGGCTTGGGGTGGTCCTCCCAAGGTCTCCTGATCTTAAACACCATCATCATAGATGAATCTGATTGGAACTTTCTTGAGCTGACATCATAGCTGTCTTTATGACGTCAGCAGCAAGACCATCACACTCACCTGGAGTCAGCACTTCCAATGTTTACTTTCTCAAACACGCAGATTGGTTGCTTTATCCCAGCTGCATCTTTCCCGGCAGAATGTTTTCTAGAAGCCCTCGAACACCACCATCTCCACAGGTCCTACGGTCGTCGAGTGCTGGGAAGAAGCTCTTAGCAGACAAAGTCCCACTAACCGAAAACATGGATGTAAGTCCTACAGAGACACCTGCTGCTGCTAGCGCCTCCAATGAAACCCTGCGGTCTGTTCATCCGGTGAAAAAGACGGGCGCGGTGGTGATGGACACCGGCACGGGGACTTGTAAAGCTGGCTTCGCTGGGCAAGCCACACCACTGTCGATTGTGGACACAGTGATCAGCTATCCCCTGGGGAAGTCCCTGAAATGTGGGAACATAAGAGAACCCTATTTTGTTGGCCAACTTGCCTGGGAGCAGCCGGACGTAAGGATCGTGGAACCGGTGAGGCACGGCATCATCACTGACTGGGATGCTGTGGAGACCCTCTGGAGGAATATCTTCTACCATGGTCTGAGGGCCTCGCCCGAGGAGCACGCCATTCTGCTTTCAGACCCTCCGCtgtgtcccaccaccaacagggagaAGATGGTGGAAGTCGCGTTTGAATCCCTAGGTTGTCCAGGCATGTATATAGCATATCAGTCCATTTTGTCAGCATATTCTTACGGGAAGATCAGTGGCTTGGTCGTGGAATCTGGGTACGCAGTGACTCACACTGTGCCCGTCCTCCAGGGGTACAATCTTCCACACGCTACAGAGAGGATGGACCACGCCGGGAAAGACTTGACCGAGAACTTGTTGAACACGTTGTTTCAGTTTAGTGATGCGTTCAAAGATAACGCAAGGCATATTGTGGAGGACATCAAACGTAAATGCTGCTACGTCACCCTCGACTATGAAAGTGAATTGAACCTTCCAGAAAATCACTATTTGGTGGACTACCAGCTTCCTGATGGGCAAGTCATCACCCTCGGTAAGGAACGCTTCCAGTGCCCCGAAGCACTATTCAAGCCACCGAAAGTGGTTGGCGTCGACCAAACAGGCATTCACAACATGGCAGAAACCAGCCTAAAAAAAGTCTCAGAAGAGTGCAAAAAGGAGATTTCTGAGAACATCCTTTTGTGCGGAGGATCTTCGCTGTTTGAAGGTTTCCACGAGCGGTTCTGTCGAGAAATTAAAAAATGGCCATCTCAACAATTCAAGAGTAACGTCATATCCCTCCCAGAAAGGAAGTACTCCACATGGAGAGGGGGCTCCATTTTGGCCTCTTTAAATGCCTTCCAGTCTTGCTGGGTCCAAATGGATGAGTATAGAGAGCAAGGCCCACATATTGTCCATCGCAAGTGCTACTAAAGATAATTAAATTTCTCAATCTTgctaatcaaaaatgaaaatcttgaCTACGTATAAGCAGAAACAATAAATGactgaacattaaaaaaacaaaaaacagtatcCTGTCTAGTCAAATAAGGGAGGGCtctagtgatgggtgtgtgctaaGATAAAAAGAAGGATAAAAGAGCTGGAAATACAGAATTTCGAATGAGTAATAGTGACTAAATAAAACAGAAGGACAGTGTCATCCGAAATTAAAGGACAAAGGAGGTTTTGGCTGTTCGTGTAGGACCTTATGTCCAGGGGCTCTGCAGTGATAATTTTCCTGTAAAAGCCAAATAAGAATGCACTTTTCCACCTATTTTCAAGGCCCCTAGCAAAATAGAATTTTGCTTCTTGGAGTGCTCCTTGTGCAATGTAAAAGGACTATTTTCTTGCCTTTTAAAGTGATTTGGAGCTAGCACAGGGCTGTGTTCTGTGTCAGCTCAATTACCTCGCCTTACACAAGCACTGGCCTCCTCTGACTCGAGGAACCGCACACTTACttccaggggcgtagcttagtGGGGTGTTGGGGTGCTACACCCCACTAATAAATGCACTTTCTGGTAATTAGTTGTGTGcggatgctttcagtcgggtatggtgaagtgtctgtccGATTTTACCAGGAATTTTTGCACACAGAGACTAACGCACACACCGTGTGTGCGTTTGTCTCTGTGCTGGGGtcagaattatgggccagatgtaccaaaggattttacccattctgtgtctatgggaaaaagctttcgtacatatggccctatgagaTCTCCAGCAATTAGCACATTCCTCGCATTTTTTCCCACCAGGTTAACCCTTCCGAAATTAACCGTATGAAAAATACCCATTTAAACATGAGACATGGTAACTTTTGTGCCATACGCACAAATTCTGAAAGCCATTTCTCATTTTCAATGAGGAAACTCCAATTAGAAGACACTATTGCACACAGGGCCTAGTCCTGAGGCCTTTATATGTTCTGCTCCAGCACAGAATGGGTCTGTGTGTCTCTTTTAGGCGCTTTAAGCACAAACATTAATTCGAAATAAGTTTGAGTTGATGCATGTTTTTCTGACAGCAGAGCGCGGAAAGGCAGAGAGGCAATTTACTGTCCCGTATTTGTAGTTCTGCAGTGTAGCAGGGGTCTCACTTGCGTAAGATGGGAAGAAGAAGTAGATCGTGACACCAAGCGGAGGAACGATGTAAAAGTTTATTCCATAAAAACGAGGACCCGCGACCACAGCAGCAGCGAACGGCTTCTGGAAAAACGATCAAACGACACCTCCGCGACCATAGAGAGCCACCAATGAGGTCGCAGTTCCATAACAGAATACAAACATAGACAACACAATAACATAAGGCTTAAAAGAAATTATCAAAAATACAATCTAATAGAAAATTGCAATATCACTACATCACCTCCCTTCCTAGAAAGAAATGATAACAAACAAAGCAAATCAAACAAGAATATAATCACAAAATCTAGAAGGTAGGTTAATAGTTCTAGAACTGCAAATAGATACAGGTTCTGATCTGGCCTCACTGGAACCGGAATCAACATCACCAATTGTATTATGCTGGGATTAAAATTTGCCAGTACCACAGACAGCATCATGTATTTCACCATAAGTATTGCTAAAAACAGATGTATTAGTACCACTCATATTTTCATCTGAGGATTTTGTAATACTACCGGATAACACAGAGTTTCCTGAGACTTCATTAGCAGAGACAGtgtcatgtgccacattttcaaATAGAGAATTTCCAAACTCACTTGGTAACATGGAACcttctactttcctacagtgatacaTTTTTTTGAAGACTTGTGCTTGTTCATCAGAAATAGGAATTACACTATTTTTATTCCACCACCCTTTCCCTTCTAATAAAACAGAAACCTTTGTGATCTTAACAATTTTTAAAGGTAATGAATACTTACATTCTTCCTTACTTACTCTAAAAGTTTTTTTGATCAAAACCCAATCATTCACACATAACTCAATTTGTTTGGTATTTCTCCTACGATCTTAGTCATTTTTTTGCTTTAGCTGTTCACTATCAACTCGATTTCTTCAATAAGGGTTATCATTCATCATCACATGTTGAACTCTGCTTTTCTTCTAAAAGATCAACCATTCATCTTGGTGCAAGTTTTTTTCTAGGATCTCTTCCACAAAGTAACTTAAAAGGAGTGACTCCAGTAGTGGAGTGAGGGATGGTTAAATATGCCCAAAATTTCTCTTGTAAAAATTCTGCAACATCAGAGTTAGATGCCAAGGCAGTCTGAATTCCATCTTTGAGTATACGATTCGCCCTTCACACTAAGCCATTTGAAGCCAGCCTGTAGAGAGCTATTCTTAGATGTTTAGTATCATGCAAATTCATAAACTCACACATTTGTCTTGACACAAAATGAGTACCATTGTCAGTGACAATAATGTTAACTGGACCTTCCTGTTTGAATAATTTGCTTAGAAAATATATCACCATATCACAATCTGTACTAGGTACAAAAGAGTAATaaatccatttagaaaaatagtcaaccaTGACTAACAAGTACCTTTTATCTCTTGGTAAAAAGTAAAATGGCCCAGAAATGTACAAGGCCACTTCTCCCAGGGTTTCTCTGGAAGAGGAACAGGACATAACGGTTTGGTGACTGATTTCCAGTGTTTGTCAGATACCATACATTCACAACAATTATTTATGAAGCTCACAACTTGTATGTCCATTCCAGGCCACTAATATGACAACTTTCACTTCTTAGAAGTAGCAGAGACCCCCATATGACCTTCATGTGCAATACCGATGATTCTGTTAATAAGTTCAGTAGGTGGAACCACAAGATCACCCCTTAAACAAATGTTATTCACACACAATAACTCTTTGGCTATTTGCTCAAAACATCTGAGTTCGCCAGTTAGTTTTTTTTCTCAGATGGCCATTTCGTTCTTAAAAATACTAGTACTTTGGATAATACCTCATCACTGGCCATGGATGTCAACCACTCATGTTCTGTGTTGTGATTGCGGGACACAGCTAGAACATCCGTCAATGGTAGAACACACTCTTGTTCAGAATCAATGTCCAAGGAAGCATCATAAGGCAACAGTATGCAGGATAGGCAATCAGCACGAGCATTCTTACCACCATGTATGTATTTAGTAACCAAATTATACTCCTGAAGTTTGGATAGCGAACgaaccaaacatgctgatgcttttCCCAATCCATTACCATTTGTTAATAACACAAGTGGTTTGTAATCAGTATATAATTCACAAGTGGTGCCCCATATATAAGTTTTAAACTTCTggactccccacacacacaccaaagcttCGCTCTCAATGGTACTGTAATGTATTTCTGCCTCAGACAAAGTCCTAGAAGCAAAGGCTACAGTATTGTCATGACCATGAACCTATTACCAAAAAACTGCACCTATGCCTTTCAAACTAGCATCAACCATAATAAACGGTTTTCCTGATGGATCAAATGCTTGTAAGGCTGGAGTGTTGATAACTAAATTCTTAATGTCTTCAAAAACTTTTTTAGATTATTACTCCACTCAAATTTGACTCCTTTTTAAGAAGACTTCTCAGTGGATGTACCACCATGGCATAACTAGGAACAAACCTGGCATAATACTCACACAGCCCTTAGAACGACCTTAAAGCATCTTTGTCAGTGGGAGGGCATTCATTTTTAACAGCATCTAAATTGCTAAACTTTGGCTTAATTCCTTCACGGGAAATAGTATGACCCAAATATTCTACCTCAGTAACCATCAGTTTGCATTTACTAGGTTTAACTGTCATACCTTTGTTAGTTAGAATAAGCAATACCTTATCTAAAACTCCTACGTGCTCTTCCTGGGTTTCTGTGAAGATTAATATATCATCTTGGAAAGCCTGTACCTGTGGTAAATCATGAAATAACTTTTCCATTAGTTTTTGGAATACACTTGCCGCAGAAGTAAGCCCAaactgcaaacctaaaaatttgaaaGCTCCAAATCGAGTTACAAATGTGGTTAAATCTTGAGAACCTTCACTCAAAGCAATCTCGTGATATGCAGAATCAAGATCAGTGGTTGAGAAAAACATTGAACGCCCAATATTAGTGATAATTTTTTGAATATGTGGAAGGGGATGACAATCCACCACTATGTTCTGATTGAAAGTTCTGAAATCCACACATAATCCTAACTCACCACTTTTTTTCTTTGTGATCAggatgggagaaacccattctgatgaaTCAGTTGGAGCAATTATGTCCTCAGATTGTAATTTATGTAGCAAATTCTTTAAATCCGTTCTAATGGTTAATGGTACTAGTCTAACTTTGTGCACCACTGGGATCGCACTTTTGTTTAGTTTCATGTGATGTTCAAAGCCACATACAGTACCCACTAGATCTTTAAAGACTTCCGCGAATAAAGTGACCATGCAATCAGTATTATTATTAGACATAGTCACATTCGAAACATTATCATTCAAATCTAAATCAGGTAAATCTCCTAAAGTTACAGAAACATCATGACCAGAACGCAAAATAATTTCAAGACGGGCCAAACCCTTCCACCCTCTAACGTCCCAACCTTTGACAGCAACATATACCTAGGTAGATATGGATCTGCCTAAGCATTGCAGATTGGACCAAAAATAACCTAACAAATCAATGTCGTAGTCATCAAATTCCTTAGGACTCATATCCGGAGATTGTAAGACGATAGTGTCTTTCCACAATTTAAAGAATGTATGATCAGCTAAAATGGCGATGGGAGCCCCCGAGTCagctaaaatgaaaatgtttttgttattaATGAGCACATCACTCTTGGTATCTCTAATAACCTTCTCGGGTTTACCACAAATTTCATTAGGAAGATCAACTGTTAATAAAACATTTGAGAATTCATTAGAAAATTGTGCAGTATCTTCATTCTCATCCATGCTAATTCTCACTTTGTTATAACTACTCTTGTTACTTATCTGTGCCAAGCAAGCACTTTGAAAATGGTCAATTTTCCGACAACGATTGCATCTTTTACCTATCAGAGGACAAGAAGAATCATTCCCAAGATGATATTTAGAACCACAACAGAAACATGTCCGTGAATGTTTTCCTTCTCGCCCACAATATGCTTTAGTTTGTTTTCCTTGTTTATTACTCACTGTGCACACTACTTCTCCATTACTCACACAATCTAGAGAAGTGTTTTGGTTAGCtaatgtcagaagattacccattaagtcaaacttccacaggagcagatgccttttacccaactccctccaacagatgcgtgctcagactttaactgattgtctgaaccctgcatccactagtgGGAAAGggtaatgggaatagaaaaagagagtccgcctccagatccagttccatcctgtgtttcccacttgaagataggctgTTCAGTGTGTCTCTCTGAAaatctgcacctttcttcttattgggatttttttaaaggaaggacctgcagtcgggtgataagagtatagataagtacattcccactgcgcattcaactgttcagccattcacattcacccaattctatcgttctcctaacctggatcttttgagagactagtctctctctaagagaacaatgttaacataatatcttcttttctctaggagttagaggtttccaaggttctctggagaacagttcaaaagttcacaaatatacaaactacaaaTGTCTttaacaggaaacgaaaactccttctcaaggatcagttttctcaatcacagtctctatgaattagtctgagcactgaggttgtcTCTAGGACTAACAAGTCTGCAaaccaaagagttcttgaatatatatgtacacatatatatattggcaaggaaCTCATGCAAAAGGATTCCTtattgcagttgcttgaagttctgttaagccaaaacaaattatcctcagaaagctgatagccagttgttggaagaaggaacaaattcagcttcttcaaaagggaaaaagtagctggtgtgcacaccgtaacaagaaaaataatgaattactcaaaactggaagaattctctgtgAAACAAAGTGCCTCagtaacactgctcattctccttagGATGACTGTGCAGGGTGCCcacagagaaacagctggagggaagctggtagaaacactagagcgttgacctcacaaggatttgcggccaccatcttgagtggtagttaaacctgaagaagctatttctaagaacagcctccgcaagagccattaggagtgaggacgccgctgaaatcaacgtgggtacaaggaaaaggggaatctttttggctgagggaagaacttaacaacgctggcaataatTTTCCTGACAGCTAAAACCCTAGAAGTAGTTAATGATCTTTCTATTCCCTTCGCTATGTCAATAACTTCTACAAGTGTGGGGTTGCGACAAGCTGAAAGTCTCTCCTGAATTTTCTTATggaaacaatagaaaacaaattgGTCTTGTATATAAATATCAACATTACAGCCAAATTCACATTTGGAAGCTAGAACATGCAAGTTAGCTAGATACTCATCAACGGTTTTATCACCCAATTGCTTACACATGGCAAAATTAAACCGTTCTAATAATACCCTAGAGTCATCTGAATACTGCTTCCTCATTCTTTCTTTTCCGTCTATGTAACTGTCCCACGATGTATCAAAACCTCTAGGTGGAGGAATCACAGGTAAATTGTCAAATATACGTTGACCGGCAACCCCAAGGTGATTAAATAATAATGTCACCTTCGTGTTAGGAGAATAACCATTGATAGATGTGAGATAGTTCTAAAACATttgtggccactcagagcatttaATATCAGGCTTTCCAGCTTTCTGTAAAAACGCTGGTGGTTCAATAACTCCATGATTGGTCACCATGATGGTTAACAAGTTAAATATTAATCAAAACTGAAATGTTAATCAAGCAACTGAGGCGGGTCGCTATGCTACTTTCTCCAAAATAGTgctgggaaagaaggaaaaaaaaaccacCAATCCAATATGGCTGCTGTAACGCGTGTGGCAGTAACCAGGGTAACACTCTAGACGAAACGCACGTGTCACATTAATATAAACTGAGAAGAACGTGCGCGTCAC
This portion of the Pleurodeles waltl isolate 20211129_DDA chromosome 12, aPleWal1.hap1.20221129, whole genome shotgun sequence genome encodes:
- the LOC138267984 gene encoding actin-like protein 9, translating into MFSRSPRTPPSPQVLRSSSAGKKLLADKVPLTENMDVSPTETPAAASASNETLRSVHPVKKTGAVVMDTGTGTCKAGFAGQATPLSIVDTVISYPLGKSLKCGNIREPYFVGQLAWEQPDVRIVEPVRHGIITDWDAVETLWRNIFYHGLRASPEEHAILLSDPPLCPTTNREKMVEVAFESLGCPGMYIAYQSILSAYSYGKISGLVVESGYAVTHTVPVLQGYNLPHATERMDHAGKDLTENLLNTLFQFSDAFKDNARHIVEDIKRKCCYVTLDYESELNLPENHYLVDYQLPDGQVITLGKERFQCPEALFKPPKVVGVDQTGIHNMAETSLKKVSEECKKEISENILLCGGSSLFEGFHERFCREIKKWPSQQFKSNVISLPERKYSTWRGGSILASLNAFQSCWVQMDEYREQGPHIVHRKCY